AGCAAGGTCCTTTAGCTTAAAATTCAGATTATCGAAAATATCTGAGTGAATACTTTCGGATGACCTTGCTGGTCTTCGGAAAGTACGCACGAAGCGTCAAAGTTAAATATCCATTTTCTACACTGGCTTTCGGTGTAGGGAGGGTGACACAGGGAGGTGTCATACCGTGTTCGATTAACGCCAATACGATAAAGACACCTACCCAATCAGATTCAAGGAGGAATTGTGTCACTACGAGTCAACACCAATATGCCGGCAATCAACAGTCACCGGAACTTGATCATCAACAACACTGAGCAAGCCAAGACCATGGAACGTTTGTCTTCCGGACTAAAAATTAATCGTGGCGCTGATGGTCCAGCTTCCTTGGTGATCAGTGAGCGTCTACGAGCTCAGACGGCTGGATTGAAGCAAGCCATCGATAACTCAGAAGCTGGAGTCTCGTTGGTACAAACAGCGGAAGCCGCACTGGATGAAGTCAGTTCAGCTTTGATCAATGCTCGCCAACTTGCCGTCGCATCGGCTAACGAAGCAGTAAATGATGAGTTCATGCTGCGAGCAAATCAGCAGGAGATCGACAACATTCTGTCAACTGTGAACCGAATTGCTCAAAATACTCAGTACGGCAAGAAAAACTTGCTTGATGGTAGCAAGGGAGCCACGGGTGTTGTTTCAGGAGCAAATTTAGAGTTCGTGGGAGCCACTCAGGCGACTGAGAGTTCAGGGCCAAGTGGATATGAGATTCACATCACTCAAGCATCACGTCGCGCACAAATCACTGGGTCAGTTGCTTTGACCAACGAGATCATTGATCGAGGTGAGCAGATTACGATCACGGAAGGTTCCAAGACAGTAAATTTCAAAACGATCAAGGGTGAGACTGTTGAAACTAACCTCAACGCATTGACAGCAGCAATCGAAGAAGCTGGGCTAAATCTGTCGCTGATTCGTCCCGCTGAAGACTCTACAGATGCTAATGCTCCACAGATCATTAGCCTGCGCCACAATGAATTTGGTAGTGAACACTCTTTCAAAGTATCAAGCAGCACAGCTGGTCTTGTTTCTACGCAAGGTGATGTCTACGACACGATTGACAACGGGCTGGACGTACAGGGTGAGATCAACGGTGAGGAAGCCACAGGAAAGGGCCAGATTCTAACTGGCAACGATGGAAACTCGAGCACCGAAGGGTTAGCGATCCGCTACACTGGCCAGGCGCTTCCAGGTGAGCCAAATCCACCAGATTTGCCTCAGCCTGAAACTGCCGCAGATCAGGTCACTCAGGCGAGTATGGGGAACTTGGTGCCAGTCAAAGCAGGAACGATTTCACTATCCCAGAACTCACTGGTCTTCCAGATTGGTTCCAACTGCGAGCAGACAACTTCGATAGCGTTGCGCAACATGCAAACCAACACATTAGGTACAGGAGTTGACAACGGAAGTGACTTTACCTCTTTGGCAGATATTGACGTG
This DNA window, taken from SAR324 cluster bacterium, encodes the following:
- a CDS encoding flagellin; this encodes MSLRVNTNMPAINSHRNLIINNTEQAKTMERLSSGLKINRGADGPASLVISERLRAQTAGLKQAIDNSEAGVSLVQTAEAALDEVSSALINARQLAVASANEAVNDEFMLRANQQEIDNILSTVNRIAQNTQYGKKNLLDGSKGATGVVSGANLEFVGATQATESSGPSGYEIHITQASRRAQITGSVALTNEIIDRGEQITITEGSKTVNFKTIKGETVETNLNALTAAIEEAGLNLSLIRPAEDSTDANAPQIISLRHNEFGSEHSFKVSSSTAGLVSTQGDVYDTIDNGLDVQGEINGEEATGKGQILTGNDGNSSTEGLAIRYTGQALPGEPNPPDLPQPETAADQVTQASMGNLVPVKAGTISLSQNSLVFQIGSNCEQTTSIALRNMQTNTLGTGVDNGSDFTSLADIDVTDAEKAQDAMCVIDRALEEVSSTRGEIGAFQKNNLESNLNYLRIAHENVLNSESVIRDADMAEEMTRFTRNQIMTDSATAMLAQANARSQAVLQLLN